A single Symbiobacterium thermophilum IAM 14863 DNA region contains:
- a CDS encoding CarD family transcriptional regulator, with protein MFQVGDKVVYPMHGAGIIEAIEDREVLGERKRYYVLRLPVADMQVLVPCDGPQSTGLRAVMSEQVFQQVLEVLRSRPTQAEKNWNHRYRMNMEKIRSGDVLALAEVVRTLSQREREKGLSTGERKMLDSARQILLSEIVLIRGLELEQASSLLDRVLAQ; from the coding sequence GTGTTCCAGGTGGGCGACAAGGTCGTGTACCCGATGCACGGCGCCGGCATCATCGAGGCCATCGAGGACCGGGAGGTGCTGGGGGAGCGGAAGCGCTACTACGTCCTGCGGCTGCCGGTGGCCGACATGCAGGTGCTTGTGCCCTGCGACGGTCCGCAGAGCACGGGGCTGCGCGCGGTGATGTCCGAGCAGGTCTTCCAGCAGGTGCTGGAGGTGCTGCGATCCCGGCCGACCCAGGCGGAGAAGAACTGGAACCACCGCTACCGGATGAACATGGAGAAGATCCGCAGCGGCGACGTCCTCGCACTGGCCGAGGTCGTGCGTACGCTGTCGCAGCGAGAGCGGGAGAAGGGGCTGTCCACGGGGGAACGCAAGATGCTGGACAGCGCGCGGCAGATCCTCCTGTCCGAGATCGTGTTGATCCGAGGCCTGGAGCTGGAACAGGCAAGCTCGCTTCTGGACCGCGTTCTCGCCCAGTGA